Genomic DNA from Pseudomonadota bacterium:
GCCCTCGCCGTACGCGGCTTTACCGTGGTTTTGGTCCGATCAATACGACGTTAAGCTGCAAATTGCTGGCGTGTTCGACACCAGTGTCGATCAAACGATCCGACGCCAGCTGCCCGATGCCGAGCGCGCCTTTGCGCTGTGTCACCTTGTGCAAGGGCGACTCAGCGCCGTCGAAGCCGTTAATCAGCCACGGGATTTCCTTGGTGCTAAGACGCTCATTGCCCAGGGCGCTAAAATGGATGTTGCCGCACTCGAAGACGCCACTGTGCCGATCGGCGACTGCGTGATTGGCGACTGACGGTACGCGTACATCGCCTAGTTTTGGCGGTCCGATAAGCGGATCGAACGTGAATAAACATAAGGAAACACTATGACCATACGTTTTGATGAGCGTGTTGCAATTGTGACGGGCGCTGGAGGCGGTCTCGGGCGCGCACACGCATTGGCGCTGGCAGCGCGCGGTGCGCGCGTGGTGGTCAACGATCTTGGCGGAGCCCGTGACGGCACAGGCCAGTCGTCGGATGCGGCCGCGAGCGTGACCGATGAAATTATCCAATCCGGTGGAACGGCGATGGCAAACGGTGCCAACGTGACGCGACCTGACGAGGTTGAGGCCATGGTGGCCGAGGCGATCGAACGTTGGGGGCGAGTGGATATCTTGATCAACAATGCGGGCATTTTGCGCGATAAGACCTTCGCAAAAATGTCTCTGGATGATTTTCGACTTGTGTTGGATGTACACCTCATGGGCAGCGCGATATGTTCCAAGGCGGTTTGGGAGACGATGCGTGCGCAGCAGTATGGTCGTATCGTCATGACGACATCATCCAGTGGCCTGTATGGAAATTTTGGCCAGAGTAATTACGGTGCGGCCAAGATGGGACTGGTGGGGCTGATGAATACGCTGGTTCTGGAAGGTAAGAAATACGATATTCGAGTCAACACGCTGGCGCCGACCGCCGCAACGCGAATGACCGAGGACATTATTCCCGATCCCGCGCTGCTCGAGTTACTCACGCCGCAGTCTGTCGCTGCCGGGTGTTTGGCCTTGTGTCATGATGAGGCGCCCAACCGCACCATTTTGTGTGCCGGTGCTGGCGGTTACGCGGTGAGTCGTATTGTGGAAACACCGGGCATTCATCTTACCGAGGCGCAGCAAACGCCTGACCAGGTGGTGCAACATTGGGACGAGATCACCAACGATGATGGGCAACAAGAGTTGGCGTTTGGGGGCAAACAGACAGAGAAGTTTTTGCTGCGTGCGGCCAAGGCGTTACACCACAAAGACTCCTAACGCGTGCTCGATCATACCGAAATAACGCGGTGACTCGTTTGGCGGTTGTCTGGCGTCCGTCGTTCTAAACCGATTTAGCGTCGACGTTGGCCGCCCGCGAGAGCCTAAGGCATAAGGGATAATTTAGTCCGCACAGGCGGCGTCAATGTGTGCCAGCTCGTCGTCACACAGCGCGACCGCGTTTATCGCACCAAGGCAGTCTATGAGTTGTTCAGGCCGGCTCGCGCCAATTATAGCGCTGGTGACGCGGGGATGGCGCCACACCCACGTCAACGCCATTTGGGCCAACGACTGGCCGCGAGCAGCCGCCAATTCGTGCAGGGCGCGAATCTGCTTCAGTCGCGTTTCGGTAAGATCGTCGGCCGATAAAAATTCGCCGCTGAGCGCCCGGCTGTCGCGTGGGAGGGTATCGAGATAGCGGTTGGTCAGTAATCCTTGTGCAAGCGGTGAGTACACCACAGCCCCAACCCCGGCGTGGTGAAGCGCATCGAGCAGTCCGTCTTTCTCCGCCGCGCGGTCAAACAGGGAGTAGCGGGGTTGATGAACCAGGCAGGGAACTCCCGCATCGCTTAGCAGTGACAGAGAGCGCTGCGTTTCAGTCAGAGGATAGTTTGAAATGCCAATATAAAGCGCCTTGCCCTGGTGAACGGCGCTTGCAAGCGCGCCCATGGTTTCTTCGAGCGGTGTTGAAGGGTCGAATCGATGCGAATAAAAAATATCGACATAGTCGATACCCAGCCTCTGCAACGACTGATCGAGGCTACTGAGTAAATACTTTCGGCTTCCACCGTCGCCATACGGGCCCGGCCACATGCCGTAGCCGGCTTTTGTCGAAACCACTAACTCATCGCGATGGGATTGAAACTGAGTGTTTAGGATACGACCAAAAATGCGCTCCGCGGAGCCGGGCGGTGGGCCGTAATTGTTCGCCAAATCAAAATGCACCACGCCCCGATCAAAGGCGATGGTGCATAACTTCTCGACAGTCGAGGGGTCGGCATGTTGTCCGAAATTCTGCCAAAGGCCAAGCGATAGTGTGGGTAGATCGAGCCCGGAGTGGCCGGCTCGTCGAAAAGTCATTCCTTCGTATCGGTGATCATTGGGACGGTAGTCCATCTCACTTTCCTAACCATGGTGGGCACACGATGGTAACAGCCCGATCAGCGGTAGGAGATAAAAAAACGCGGCAAGTCGTGAGACTTGCCGCGTAGCGTAAACGGGCTGAGCCGCTAGCTGCTAGCCACTGTAGGGCAGGGCGGAGTGGTGTACGTTGATGCGCAGATTACCGTCTGCATCACGCATGTAACCGAAGGTGAACTCCACTTTGGTTTCTTCCGTGCTGCCGACCGGTGTGAAATAGTAGTTGCCCATGGCAACCGCCGAGTCTGCGTCGGTG
This window encodes:
- a CDS encoding SDR family NAD(P)-dependent oxidoreductase, with translation MTIRFDERVAIVTGAGGGLGRAHALALAARGARVVVNDLGGARDGTGQSSDAAASVTDEIIQSGGTAMANGANVTRPDEVEAMVAEAIERWGRVDILINNAGILRDKTFAKMSLDDFRLVLDVHLMGSAICSKAVWETMRAQQYGRIVMTTSSSGLYGNFGQSNYGAAKMGLVGLMNTLVLEGKKYDIRVNTLAPTAATRMTEDIIPDPALLELLTPQSVAAGCLALCHDEAPNRTILCAGAGGYAVSRIVETPGIHLTEAQQTPDQVVQHWDEITNDDGQQELAFGGKQTEKFLLRAAKALHHKDS
- a CDS encoding aldo/keto reductase produces the protein MDYRPNDHRYEGMTFRRAGHSGLDLPTLSLGLWQNFGQHADPSTVEKLCTIAFDRGVVHFDLANNYGPPPGSAERIFGRILNTQFQSHRDELVVSTKAGYGMWPGPYGDGGSRKYLLSSLDQSLQRLGIDYVDIFYSHRFDPSTPLEETMGALASAVHQGKALYIGISNYPLTETQRSLSLLSDAGVPCLVHQPRYSLFDRAAEKDGLLDALHHAGVGAVVYSPLAQGLLTNRYLDTLPRDSRALSGEFLSADDLTETRLKQIRALHELAAARGQSLAQMALTWVWRHPRVTSAIIGASRPEQLIDCLGAINAVALCDDELAHIDAACAD